A region of Paenibacillus thiaminolyticus DNA encodes the following proteins:
- a CDS encoding lytic polysaccharide monooxygenase, translated as MARQIGSTLLSKVSPLFTAFGLIVLGLAASAIFADSASAHGYIESPASRAYQCKLGMNTNCGQVQYEPQSVEAKGNFPVSGPADGHIAGGGIFAPLDEQSADRWNKVKMQGGTNTFQWHLTAPHATSEWKYYITKKDWDPNKPLTRADLDPVPFCTIQDGGKKPPATVTHECSVPTDRSGYHLILGVWEIADTGNAFYQVIDVDLVNDGSEIELPAAPGQLAASARTETSITLSWTSSSSVNGIKAYEVFRNGASVGQTTGTSYRDAGLTPDTTYTYTVRAIDRAGNLSPLSAPLVAATLPQDNNGGGSEGGNGGEEGGTEPPQTGDTTWKSDAIYTRGDRVLYDGLEYEAQYWTQNNRPDVSEAWKLVSNVILDWSKDRAYTGGDKVKHNGAVYQARWWTRGEEPGGADVWQAVK; from the coding sequence ATGGCAAGACAAATCGGCAGCACTCTGCTGTCCAAAGTATCCCCGCTGTTCACCGCATTCGGGCTTATCGTGCTCGGACTGGCTGCAAGCGCCATCTTCGCGGACAGCGCATCGGCCCACGGCTACATCGAATCTCCGGCCAGCCGTGCCTATCAGTGCAAGCTGGGCATGAACACCAATTGCGGACAGGTTCAGTATGAACCGCAAAGTGTGGAAGCCAAAGGCAACTTCCCGGTAAGCGGACCGGCGGACGGCCATATTGCCGGCGGCGGCATCTTCGCCCCGCTGGATGAGCAGTCGGCCGATCGGTGGAACAAGGTCAAAATGCAAGGCGGAACGAATACGTTCCAATGGCATCTGACCGCACCGCATGCGACATCGGAATGGAAATACTATATTACGAAAAAAGACTGGGATCCGAATAAACCGCTCACTCGCGCGGATCTGGATCCGGTACCGTTCTGCACGATTCAGGACGGCGGCAAAAAACCGCCGGCAACCGTCACGCATGAATGCAGCGTGCCGACTGATCGCAGCGGCTATCATCTGATTCTCGGCGTCTGGGAGATCGCGGACACCGGCAATGCGTTCTATCAAGTGATTGACGTCGATCTGGTCAATGACGGTTCGGAAATCGAGCTGCCGGCAGCGCCGGGCCAGCTCGCGGCTTCAGCGCGGACCGAGACGTCGATTACACTGTCCTGGACCTCTTCTTCTTCGGTGAACGGAATAAAGGCATATGAAGTATTCCGTAACGGCGCTTCTGTGGGACAGACGACCGGAACATCGTATCGCGATGCCGGACTGACTCCGGATACAACCTATACGTATACCGTTCGGGCCATCGATCGGGCCGGCAATCTCTCCCCATTGTCTGCGCCGCTCGTTGCTGCGACGCTGCCGCAGGACAATAACGGCGGAGGCAGTGAAGGCGGGAACGGCGGGGAAGAAGGCGGCACCGAGCCTCCACAGACCGGCGATACGACCTGGAAGTCCGACGCTATCTACACCCGCGGCGACCGCGTACTCTACGATGGCTTGGAATACGAAGCCCAATATTGGACGCAGAACAATCGGCCTGACGTATCGGAGGCGTGGAAGCTGGTCAGCAACGTCATCCTCGATTGGAGCAAGGATAGAGCCTACACCGGCGGAGACAAGGTGAAGCATAACGGCGCTGTCTACCAGGCACGCTGGTGGACCCGCGGCGAGGAGCCGGGCGGCGCCGATGTGTGGCAGGCGGTGAAGTAG
- the serC gene encoding 3-phosphoserine/phosphohydroxythreonine transaminase, whose amino-acid sequence MEQHQRAYNFNAGPAALPLEVLERAQSEFIDFRGHGMSIMEMSHRGAVYEQVHNEAKQLLKELLHIPEGYDVLFLQGGASTQFAMVPMNLLADGKVGAYVHTGSWASKAIKEAELIGETRVIASTESDGFMRMPAPEEIIVPANAAYVHLTSNETIGGTQFAAYPDTGAVPLIADMSSDILCRPIDVSKFGMIYAGAQKNLGPSGVTVAIAKEELLANSPATIPSMLRYSIHYKNNSLYNTPSSFSIYMVNLVLQWIKERGGLQQVERDNQAKAELLYGVIDNSGDFYRGCAARDSRSIMNVTFRLADEELEKAFIKEAGEAGFVGLKGHRSVGGLRASIYNAVPYASCEALAQFMKQFQQKNG is encoded by the coding sequence ATGGAACAACATCAACGCGCGTACAATTTCAATGCCGGTCCGGCAGCTTTGCCATTGGAAGTATTGGAGCGGGCTCAGTCCGAATTCATCGATTTCCGGGGCCATGGCATGTCCATCATGGAAATGTCGCATCGCGGCGCCGTCTACGAACAGGTTCACAATGAAGCCAAGCAATTATTGAAGGAACTGCTTCATATTCCGGAAGGCTACGACGTGTTGTTCTTGCAGGGAGGGGCGAGTACGCAGTTCGCTATGGTGCCGATGAACCTGCTCGCCGATGGCAAGGTGGGCGCTTACGTTCATACCGGAAGCTGGGCCAGCAAGGCGATCAAGGAAGCGGAGCTTATCGGCGAGACCCGCGTCATCGCCTCGACCGAATCCGACGGCTTCATGCGCATGCCGGCACCGGAGGAGATTATCGTTCCGGCGAATGCCGCCTATGTTCACCTGACTTCCAATGAGACGATTGGGGGAACGCAGTTCGCCGCTTACCCGGATACAGGCGCGGTGCCTCTTATCGCCGATATGTCGAGCGACATTTTGTGCCGTCCAATCGATGTGTCGAAGTTCGGGATGATCTACGCGGGCGCGCAGAAAAATCTCGGTCCGTCCGGCGTTACGGTCGCCATCGCCAAGGAAGAGCTGCTGGCGAACAGCCCTGCGACGATTCCGTCCATGCTTCGTTACAGCATTCATTATAAAAATAATTCCTTATATAATACGCCATCCTCCTTCTCCATCTATATGGTGAACCTGGTGCTGCAATGGATCAAGGAACGCGGCGGGTTGCAGCAGGTCGAGCGGGACAATCAGGCGAAGGCGGAGCTGCTGTACGGCGTCATCGACAACAGCGGCGATTTCTACCGCGGCTGCGCGGCGCGTGACAGCCGCTCGATAATGAACGTCACCTTCCGGCTCGCGGATGAGGAGCTGGAGAAGGCGTTCATCAAGGAAGCCGGGGAAGCGGGCTTCGTCGGTCTGAAGGGACACCGCAGCGTCGGCGGCCTGCGCGCCTCGATCTACAATGCGGTGCCTTATGCGAGCTGCGAGGCGTTGGCGCAGTTCATGAAGCAATTCCAACAGAAGAACGGATAA